The Salvelinus alpinus chromosome 25, SLU_Salpinus.1, whole genome shotgun sequence genomic sequence GGAATGTGTGGCCCTGGCCCACAGCCACTAATACACCGTAGAACAAAATGTACACCAGCTCACGTACTACCAAAATGTCTCCACCCTCTGGACAGGAGGCAGGCAAAAGGCAGAAAGACGATGACACCCTCTTGTGGTGAACAACTAACATCACCTCCTGATTAAACCAGACAGCCAGTCTATTGAACACAGTAGCAGTCTATGAAATGTGAGTCAGCCATTTGGCCAGTGTTCTTGCCTTGCTCTTCAGAGAGGACTGGCTGGTCTTGGCAAAGGACTGGAGCAGGCTGTCAATTAgctgcttctcttcctccttGCTAGTCTTCCAGGAGCTGCTGGTAGCGTTGGGAGTGAAGGTGCCGTCCTGCAGGTCTTTGTACAGAGACACCAGCACGTCGTGGATCTGCTGCaagacacacaaccacacagcaCTGTCAGGGTCACAGCCTTTGTTTCTACTGCTGGACAACTAAATTATTTATGTTTATAGCCAAGCCTGACAGGAATACTATAACTGAATAATTCCCCATGAGCACAACATCCTAGAAGCTGAAGCGAAGACATACAGAACGCTGGCCTGTGTTTGAGGTACCTTAGACTCAAAGCTCTCCTCGGCCTTGATGGCGTATCCCTCCTGCATCATGATGTCAGCCACGCTGGAGGTGACCGTGTCAGTGTTGATGAGCAGCTCCACGCGCATGACGCCGTGCAGGATGGAGAACAGGGAGACTATGAGCGGGTGGCCGTTCACCAACGTGATAAAGCGGTTGCGGGCACGGCTGCTCCACTGGTCCCCCAGGATCATGGACTGGGCCGATGGACGCATCCCAGAGATCTGGAACTCCTGGGCCTGAGGAGACAGGGCAGAACACAATCCTAATCTGGAACTCCTGGGCCTGAGGAGACAGGGCAGAACACAATCCTAATCTGGAACTCCTGGGCCTGAGGAGACAGGGCAGAACACAATCCTAATCTGGAACTCCTGGGCCTGAGGAGACAGGGCAGAACACAATCCTAATCTGGAACTCCTGGGCCTGAGGAGACAGGGCAGAACACAATCCTAATCTGGAACTCCTGGGCCTGAGGAGACAGGGCAGAACACAATCCTAATCTGGAACTCCTGGGCCTGAAGAGACAGGGCAGAACACAATCCTAATCTGGAACTCCTGGGCCTGAGGAGACAGGGCAGAACACAATCCTAATCTGGAACTCCTGGGTCTGAGGAGACAGGGCAGAACACAATCCTAATCTGGAACTCCTGGGCCTGAGGAGACAGGGAAGAACACAATCCTAATCTGGAACTCCTGGGCCTGAGGAGACAGGGCAGAACACAATCCTAATCTGGAACTCCTGGGCCTGAGGAGACAGGGCAGAACACAATCCTAATCTGGAACTCCTGGGCCTGAGGAGACAGGGAAGAACACAATCCTAATCTGGAACTCCTGGGCCTGAGGAGACAGGGAAGAACACAATCCTAATCTGGAACTCCTGGGCCTGAGGAGACAGGGCAGAACACAATCCTAATCTGGAACTCCTGGGCCTGAAGAGACAGGGCAGAACACAATCCTAATCTGGAACTCCTGGGCCTGAGGAGACAGGGAAGAACACAATCCTAATCTGGAACTCCTGGGCCTGAGGAGACAGGGCAGAACACAATCCTAACAGTATATAGGGATACTAGATCAACTCTCCTGATTAGGATGTTGCCCAAAGATGTTTACCATTTTGCCTAAATAAAACATTGTACCTGGAATGGGTGGGCCATGATATCAGCAGGTAGCTTCCTCAGGCAGCTACACAACACCAGAGTGGTGTTTCCAAAGTCCAGAAAGAAAACCTTGAACATTCAGAACACACATATACTTTACATGGTTCATCCACTAAAACTGCAACTGTAATCAACCTGGGAGTGATTGTGTGTACTAGTGAGCCTGTGCTTGTACCTCCACAGAGCTGCCGCAGACATGCAGGATCTTGGCACGGTAGTAGAGGCCCTGCTCGTCGCCCTCAGAGAAAGGTGCCAGGCACAGCAGGTTTgggtagagggagacaggaaCTGGACACAGCTCATGAGAATTAATCTCCGCTGTCAGATGGCGCTGCTTCTCCATGCTGGCATCGTCCGCCTGGAAGCCCCAGAAGTGGCCCACCTCCACCACCTAGGGAGCCAAGATGAAGGAGGCATGCTTGGTTACCACCTCCACCACAGACTATGCATAGCCAAAATGGAGGGTGTGTGATCACCTAAATTCAGTTCCTCTAGATAGAATCGTCACCAGATTACTTATTTACACAAAAACAAGTCCCAGAAATTTGACTGAAAGAGGAGTCTCAGCCTGACGAACCTCTGTGATGTTGACCACGAAGATGGGGTTAGAGGGCAGCTTGTCTGGGTCAATGGTGCTGCTCAGCAACCCCACTGGGTAGACCGAGTTGTTCTGGAAGTCCACATTCACACTGAAAACCACAGGACAGAATGAATTATGCTTAAAAAGCCTGGAGGATCCCTCAAAGGGGGAACACAGTGCTAGTGTAACAGTCAAAGTCACTGAGCTGCATCATTGTATTAGGGAGTCTATGGGACTGACCTAACTGACTGTAACTCACTCATGACAGCACTGTCTGTAAAtgtgtgtgaggaggagggagagggtctGACTCGGCCTAAATCTACCCTCTCAGAGGCTGTGTGATGGCTGTAGAGGGTCAGCCAGAGTGCAAGCATGTCAGGTTACATCAAGGCCCAGTGTGGAGGGGTGCAGGCCTGCAGGGTTATGGGcaaagcccactccccccaaacCCAGATGACCACTAACAGGACACCTCCACCTTCCTGAAGAGGTATTTGGCCCTGAGCCAGAGCTGGCATTACCTATACATcaactgtctgactgactttcACTCCGCTAAATGCATTCCTCTTGAGAAGTTGGGGTTAGATGATGTTACACCCATGTAGCAAACGAGGATTAAAACCCCAGCTGAGTGGATTAGTAGTGTGAGAAGGATGTATAGGCTCCCTACCGAGCGTATCTCATGTGGCAGATGGTCCTGCTCCCCGCAAAGGTCTCCACCTCGTCACTGGGATGCACAAAAAGGTCCATAGGATGCCTCTGGTGGGCCAAGAGGAGGGCCAGTGACACCTCAGGGAGCACCCCCGACCCTCGAGTAGTCATCCGGTAGAACTCTACATGCCCTCTGAAGGAACGCACAACAAATGTTTTTCTGTCTTACCAATGGACTATGGGTATTCTATAAGATATGTAAGACCATTTAGGTCAAAACATCTATGAAGTATCTATCTATGAAACAGGTAACATGATGAGTTATTCTAAGTCCAGCGGAGGTTTGATCCGTTTGTTACCTGGATCCATCGAAGGCTATGGACTTGACCTGGCCACACTGGCGGAACAGGGACTGCAGTTGCTTGTAGTACAGGAAACTGTAGGGGGGCAGGTTCCTCACCTGAGATGAGACAATCAAAGATCATAGTAGTGGTCTAGCATTCACAACATACAAACACTGTTCATGAATGTATAGGAATCTGATAAATCAGGAAATCAGGGATAGGGGGTAATGGCATCATACCAGCACAGTTTTTTTGGGATCATGGCCTGACAGGTCTTTGGAGGCCAGCTCTTCATCCATTTCCCCTTGAGAAAAGTAGTTAGGGTAGTAGGCACCAGCAATAACCACCTGAAAGAtggagtgccttcagaaagtattcatacccctcgacttattctacattttgttgtgttacagcctgaattcaaaattgattcaaATATATGTTTTCAccaatctacaaacaatagcccataatgacaaaatgaaaacatgttttttttaataatttatttacatttttgcaaatgtatttcaaattAAATAACATATtcacataaatattcacacccgagtcaatactttttagaagcacctttggtggcaattacagctttgagtggtcttgggtatgtctatatcagctttgcacatctggattttgTGATTTTCccccattcttccctgcagattttctcaagctctgttaggttagatggggagcggtggggtgaacagcaatcttcaagtctttccacagcttttcaatgggattcaagtctgggcttcggctgggccacttaaggactttcacattcttgttctgaagccattccagagttgttttggctgtgtgcttaaggtcattgtcctgttggaacataaATCTTCGCCCCAGTTTAAAGtcatttgcactctgaagcaggttctcatcaacaatttgcctgtatttggctccattcattgttccctctatccttaccaatctcccagtccctgccgctgaaaagtatccccatagcatgatgctgccaccaccatgcttcatggtgttaggtgggtgatgagctgtgcctggttttctccagacatagcgctttgcattcaggacaaagagttcaggacaaagagttttgtttcatcagaccagaatctTTCGCCTTATGCTTTCAGAGTCTTTCACATGCCGTTTTTCAAACTCCAGGcttgctgtcatgtgccttttctcaggagtggatttcgtctggccactctcccataaagcccagattgatgaagtgctgtagagaccttctgtcaggttctcccatctcagccaaggaactctgtagttctgtcagagtggtctttggattcttggtcacttccctgaccaaggtcttTCTTACtcgtttgctcagtttggtcggacggccagctctaggcagataatggagaccactgtgctcttggaaactttcaacactctagaaatgttatacccttccccagatttatgcctcatcacaattctatctcagcaatctacagacagttccttagacttcatggtatagtttctgctctgacatgcactgtcaactttgggaccttatatagacagatgtttctttctaaatcatgtccaaacaatttaattggccaccggtggactcaaatcaagtagtgacatctcaaggatgatcaaaggaaattggatgcaccggagctcaatttggagtgtcatagcaaaggggtgtgaatacttacctAAATGAGACATTtccgtatttcattttcaataaattagctaacatttctaaaatcatgttagcattatgggtattgtgtgtagatggctgaaaaaatatataaatttaatcaatttccaattccggctgtaacacaacaaaatgtggaataggtcaaggagtataaatactttctgaaggcactgtataaagagaagaggagaatctATCAAATAGACAGGGGCTACAGTGTTAGCACTGCCGAATGATATTCTGAATAGCAGGGGTTGGTACAACAGATAATATTATAGTGTCATAATAATAACCATATAGCTTTACGCTGGAAGTAAGGTGTAGAGCTCCAGAATACTGGCATGTGCCTCAGTCTCACCTGCAGGATGAACCTCTGCTTGTGAAGGCTGGAGTAGTCCATTGGCACTGGGTTCTCAATCACGTGCATGTTGAACTGGGACGCTCTCTCCTTCAGGTCCTCATAGAGCTCAGCCACCTGGGGGTCACAGAGAGGCAGGGTCAAGTCAGGGATTGGGGTCACCTGGTGTGTGTTTCGTGAGATAATGGTCTCTATACCTCTCTGATCCTCTTGATCTGGATGCAGTTCTCCTTGCCCCACTCCAGCTCGGACTGGgaggaagaacacacacacacacacacacacaccttactgcAGCCATCTCAGCAAGATACTGGAACTTTGTCTAATGTCTTTAGGAACCTCCTTTATTACATACACGTCTATGTATTATCCCATGTTTAAAGTTAATTGATGTAACATAacgatctacagttgaagtcggaagtttacatacaccttagccaaatacatttaaactcagtttttcacaattcttaatcctagtaaagattccctgtctttggtcagttaggatcaccactttattttaagaatgtgaaatgtcagaataatagtagagagaaagatttatttaagcttttatttctttcatcacattcccagtgggtcagaagttcacaaactcaattcgtatttggtagcattgcctttgagttgtttaacttgcgtcaaacatttcaggtagccttccacaagcttcccacaataagttgggtgaattttggcccattcctcctgacagagctggtggaactgagtcaggtttgtaggcttccttgctcgcacacgctttttcagttctgctcacaaattttctatgggattgaggttaggtctttgtgatggccactccaataccttgactttgttgtccttaagccattttgccacaactttggaagtatgcttggggtcattgtccatttggaagacccatttgcgaccaagctttaacttcctgactgatgtcttgagatgttgctttaatatatccacataattttcctccctcatgaggcatctattttgggaagtgcaccagtccctcctgcagcaatggacccctacaacatgatgctgccacccctgtgcttcacggttgggatggtgttctttggcttgcaagcctccccctttttcctccaaacatgatggtcattatggccaaacagttctatttttgtttcatcagaccagaggacatttctcaaaaaagtatgatctttgtccccatgtgcagttgcaaatcgtagtctgttttttttttaatggcgggtttggagcagtggctttttccttgctgagcggcctttcaggttatgtcaatataagactcgttttactgtggctatagataattttgtactcgtttcctccagcatcttcacaaggtcctttgctattgttttgggattgagttgcacttttcgcaccaaagtatattAATCTCTAAGagtcagaacgcgtctccttcctgagcggtatgacagctgtgtggtcccatggtgtttatacttgcggactattgtttgaacagatgaacatggtaccttcaggcatttggaaattgctcccaaggatgaaccagacttgtggaggtctacaaacaaaaattctgagatcttggctgatttcttttgattttcccatgatgttaagcaaagaggcactgagttcaaggtaggccttgaaaaacatccacaggtaaacctccaattgactcaaatgttgtcaattagcctatcagaagcttctaaagccatgacatcattttctggaattttccaagctgtttaaaggcacagtcaacttagtgtatgtaaacttctgacccactggaattgtgatacagtgaattataagtgaaataatctgtctgtaaacaattgttggaaaaatgacttgtgtcatgcacaaagtagatgtcctaactgacttgccaaaactatagtttgttaacaagaaatttgtggagtggttgaaaaacgagttttaatgactccaacctaagtgtatgtaaacttctgacttcaactgtaaatgctctCACCTTTGGGTGCCTCAACTCTCCTTTGCTTCTGGACGTGTGCCAAGCCTTGAATGCGTTGACAAAAGCAATCGAATCACTCTGCACACCGTGTGCGAACGACAGCTTGCTCCTGAATATTCAAGCATTTAAGAGAGGACAGGGATGACAGTCTTACAGCAGACAATAACTCAAATGGCAGTGACGAGGTAGATATTGTAGAAgtgttattatatattttttgctgtatgagagaaaatacattttcaagtgCTGACTCACCTGTACCCTGCCAGCTGCTGCAGGGAGGGCATGGCAAAGAAGCtcttcagagacagagaggcggctaagggagagagacaggttgaGGAGTCGTGGCCTGAACACACACCTACAGACAAAGCAGAAACAACAGACCCCACTGACCTATGATGAGGCACTCCTCCAGACAGCCAAAGACGTGGCCGAGCACGATCATCTTCCCAAGGTGCAGGTCCACAGGCAGGTGAGCCAGGATCCGACCCAGAAACGTCAGCTCTCCATCAAAACGCTTCTGGCCTTGACCATCGTTCCCCACAGACAGTGCACCCatctacacctcacacacacgtcATGACAATTATCATTACCTCAATAATAACAAGTGACTGCAAGAATACTTAAGCATCACACACAGTCAAAAATAgtaataaaaaatacataaatggCTCTGTCCATCAATCCTTCCAGCTAAAGAGCCCATCCACAGCACATACACAGACTTAATCAAAACACTTTACGCCCCGCTAAGTCACagctgacaaacacacacacaaacaccactgaGAGAGCTAATGCTAGCTGACGCAGAGGTCCTGACACAGCAGAACCAACGTTAGGAAACCACTGCAACATCACAAACACACAGTGACAGATTTGGTTGTTCAGCAACGTTGTATCTAAGATTCTTATTGGAAACCTCTCCACAAATACATGAATCCAATGACTTCAATGGTTGTTTGTGATAAGGTCCACAGTGAGGTACCTCTTTGAGCTGGAGTATGGTCCTCTCAATGTCATTGAGTTGGGGGGGTGAGAGagcagtggagaggagggagcgGGGGTCCCCCATGCCCAGAAGCTTCACCTTCAGCATGATGTTAGCCAGGGGGGCACGCTGGGAATAGTCCGAATAAAATAGAAgttttatacactgagtgtacaaaactttaggaacaccttcttaatattgagttgcaccccatttttccctcagaacagcctcaatttgtcggggcatggactctacaaggtgtcaaaagcattacacagggatgctgacccatgttgactccaatgcttcccacagttgtgtcaagttggctggatgtgctttgggtggtggacaattcttgatacacacatgggaaactgttgagcatgaaaaacccagcagcattgtagttcttgacacaaactggtgcgcctggcacctactaccaatgctcattcaccctctgaattgcacacatacacaatccatgtttcaagtgtctcctccccttcatctacactgattgaagtggatttaacaagtgacattaataaggaatcataactttcacctggtcagtcatggaaaaagcaggtgttcctaatgttttgtatactcaatgTAGGTCTAGTAGAGTAGCATGCCTTGTCTTTCAGTAATCACATACAGTGCATCAATCCATCAACAAATAAATCCATCAACTTTGCAGTTGTAAAACATCATACTGTCGAGCATAGTTATGAGCTTGGTTCTTTGCCAACAGGGCTGACCTAATGTTCGACTCTCTTACCACCATCTCAGGAACCACATAGTCTGGGATCTCATTCCTCCAGAACTCCTTGGTCACCAGCCGGTAACAGTAGCCCTTAGACACTCGCCCAGCCCTGcctgagagggacagaggagacgTGAGTCACAAATCCTCAGTGGCAATTCTAATTCTCCCactgggtgcacattttggttgttgccctagcactacacagctgattcaaataaccaattcatcatcaagctttgaatatttgagtcagctgtgtagtgctagggcaaaaaacaaaatgtgcacccaggggTGCCCCAGAAACCCTGCTGTACTGTACCTCTACGCTGGTTGCAGTTGGTCTTGGAGGCCCAGGTGAGGCGGAGGGACTGGTAACAGGTCTCTTTGTCACAGACCATGTGTCGTGCCAGACAGAAATCAATCACTGTCAACAGGAATACGTCACAAACTCAGACATGTGGAGTGAATACAATACGGCAGTACATACAGCAAGGAAGGTCTGTAAACATTATGAAAATGAAAACACACACCATATTTGACATCTGGGACTGTAACAGAGCTCTCTGCAATGTTGGTGGAGAGGATGATCTGTTGAGACAGAGACAAAACATCAAAAACACTTTGCGTTCTAGAAGTCTATTCAGTAGACTGGGTTGTGGTGTGATAGTTACCTTCCTGTATCCTGGGACAGGCACCAGAAACACCCCATTCTGCTCCTCCAGAGTGACAGAGGAGTGGAGTGGGTACACCTGCAGTCTGAAACATACACCATAACAGCCCCATCAAGTTTCTACTATGCATCGGACACTACCAGTCATGCTCCAGAGACGCCACCACTGAAAgtgcacatgtacacacacagcaCCCACCTCTTGCGCACCAGCTTGGACAAAGCCTCCTGCATGTAGTGGATCTCACCCAGACCAGGGAGGAACACCAGCACACTGCCCCGGTCTGGCAGAGACAGGCCTCCCTCCCTCGCAGTCCTACTGCtgagatacacaaacacaccaggACAACTATAGGACACCTAAGTCAATCTAAGTCAATCATCTAAGTAATTAACAAATAGTGAACGAATGGTTTATTTATCAAGCGAGCTAAGATGAAGAGTAAAGCTGTTGATCCCTCACCTCTGATCTTTGGCCTCTAGCTCGTCAAAGCTCTGGATAAGGCTGACAGCCACGTTGTACATCTCCACAGTGATGTAAGGGTCATCTGGACGGCGGGTATCCACCTGATAGATAGATAATACACAGACAGTGTTAGGTTAGTCTAAACCATGAGTACCAGCTACATCCACAGACTAGGCTTGGCGCTCCCCCTCTCACCCTGTAGGGAATCAGGCTACAGAGGTCCTCCAGGTAGAACTCCTCGATGGCGTAGGGAGCCCCCTCCACCTCAAACACATAGGCTGGGTTCATCTGGCTGCGGATGGGGGTGCCAAAGTACTCCGCAAACTCCCTGCAGTTGATGGTGGCTGACATGAGGATGACCTGCATAAAGGGGGAAGGGAGGCGGTGTGTGTCTGTTCAGTCAGTACGGTTTAGGATCACATGGTGGTGAATGCTGAGATGAGAAGCGTGGGCTCACCTTGATGTAACGGGAGTTGGAATGGAGGAGCTTCCTCACAACCAACAGAAGGAAGTCCAGCTCCTCTGTCCGCTCATGGACCTGAAACATACAGAACCACCCTGCTTACTGACTGGTTCATCCTCGCCATGGTAAAAATATGTTACTCACCTCCAGCTTGAATTGTGTTACTGGGTACTAAGAGACACAATGTACGCCAGATGGACATCATCATTACCAGTCAAGTCATATCTGTAGACTACTTTGAAATAGTGTCAAGAATTGTTGTTACTttcggtacttctgtcaaatgtgccTCACAAACTCTGTCTATCAGCGCAGCCGATGTCCCCTTTTAGCAGAGGCGTGCACCATACCTGCTCCATTTACTCATTACTAgtagcctgcactg encodes the following:
- the LOC139553511 gene encoding ATP-dependent RNA helicase TDRD9-like isoform X2, with the protein product MKKAITAEQITEWFTLGTHFANILITDEVPKEVKLEESSIQSPAKASQQQGSPKRDDSDGGLRNKTGKADFLACSPPPPLTTYEYPSLPITKNRQELISLIENNSVVIIRGATGSGKTTLLPQFILDYYSEKNAPCNLVVTQPRKIGASSIARWVARERKCTLGSLVGYQVGLEKMVTEHTRLIYMTTGVLLQKLVGAKSLTEYSHIFIDEVHERTEELDFLLLVVRKLLHSNSRYIKVILMSATINCREFAEYFGTPIRSQMNPAYVFEVEGAPYAIEEFYLEDLCSLIPYRVDTRRPDDPYITVEMYNVAVSLIQSFDELEAKDQSSRTAREGGLSLPDRGSVLVFLPGLGEIHYMQEALSKLVRKRLQVYPLHSSVTLEEQNGVFLVPVPGYRKIILSTNIAESSVTVPDVKYVIDFCLARHMVCDKETCYQSLRLTWASKTNCNQRRGRAGRVSKGYCYRLVTKEFWRNEIPDYVVPEMVRAPLANIMLKVKLLGMGDPRSLLSTALSPPQLNDIERTILQLKEMGALSVGNDGQGQKRFDGELTFLGRILAHLPVDLHLGKMIVLGHVFGCLEECLIIAASLSLKSFFAMPSLQQLAGYRSKLSFAHGVQSDSIAFVNAFKAWHTSRSKGELRHPKSELEWGKENCIQIKRIREVAELYEDLKERASQFNMHVIENPVPMDYSSLHKQRFILQVVIAGAYYPNYFSQGEMDEELASKDLSGHDPKKTVLVRNLPPYSFLYYKQLQSLFRQCGQVKSIAFDGSRGHVEFYRMTTRGSGVLPEVSLALLLAHQRHPMDLFVHPSDEVETFAGSRTICHMRYARVNVDFQNNSVYPVGLLSSTIDPDKLPSNPIFVVNITEVVEVGHFWGFQADDASMEKQRHLTAEINSHELCPVPVSLYPNLLCLAPFSEGDEQGLYYRAKILHVCGSSVEAQEFQISGMRPSAQSMILGDQWSSRARNRFITLVNGHPLIVSLFSILHGVMRVELLINTDTVTSSVADIMMQEGYAIKAEESFESKQIHDVLVSLYKDLQDGTFTPNATSSSWKTSKEEEKQLIDSLLQSFAKTSQSSLKSKVRVHGPSSPHKVNFHSFSNVTNYRSVLIEKDSINSIALNDSPQDSHQRMLVAGSVSVSATGTQILLKETTLMPHIHGLPALITMLFTPAIELRTNDERTSYTGALCGLGWNVQSQAAALPEHDMELAFDVKFDVEDITEINALRGAINRLVCEGSNGPLHLGPDRINTLQEDCRERLVSLFTKSPPREDLVPVYHEEPKQWNQVDPSQKMEIVQKEDGKSKGVLFQLHPVTLLNI
- the LOC139553511 gene encoding ATP-dependent RNA helicase TDRD9-like isoform X1 — its product is MKKAITAEQITEWFTLGTHFANILITDEVPKEVKLEESSIQSPAKASQQQGSPKRDDSDGGLRNKTGKADFLACSPPPPLTTYEYPSLPITKNRQELISLIENNSVVIIRGATGSGKTTLLPQFILDYYSEKNAPCNLVVTQPRKIGASSIARWVARERKCTLGSLVGYQVGLEKMVTEHTRLIYMTTGVLLQKLVGAKSLTEYSHIFIDEVHERTEELDFLLLVVRKLLHSNSRYIKVILMSATINCREFAEYFGTPIRSQMNPAYVFEVEGAPYAIEEFYLEDLCSLIPYRVDTRRPDDPYITVEMYNVAVSLIQSFDELEAKDQSSRTAREGGLSLPDRGSVLVFLPGLGEIHYMQEALSKLVRKRLQVYPLHSSVTLEEQNGVFLVPVPGYRKIILSTNIAESSVTVPDVKYVIDFCLARHMVCDKETCYQSLRLTWASKTNCNQRRGRAGRVSKGYCYRLVTKEFWRNEIPDYVVPEMVRAPLANIMLKVKLLGMGDPRSLLSTALSPPQLNDIERTILQLKEMGALSVGNDGQGQKRFDGELTFLGRILAHLPVDLHLGKMIVLGHVFGCLEECLIIAASLSLKSFFAMPSLQQLAGYRSKLSFAHGVQSDSIAFVNAFKAWHTSRSKGELRHPKSELEWGKENCIQIKRIREVAELYEDLKERASQFNMHVIENPVPMDYSSLHKQRFILQVVIAGAYYPNYFSQGEMDEELASKDLSGHDPKKTVLVRNLPPYSFLYYKQLQSLFRQCGQVKSIAFDGSRGHVEFYRMTTRGSGVLPEVSLALLLAHQRHPMDLFVHPSDEVETFAGSRTICHMRYARVNVDFQNNSVYPVGLLSSTIDPDKLPSNPIFVVNITEVVEVGHFWGFQADDASMEKQRHLTAEINSHELCPVPVSLYPNLLCLAPFSEGDEQGLYYRAKILHVCGSSVEVFFLDFGNTTLVLCSCLRKLPADIMAHPFQAQEFQISGMRPSAQSMILGDQWSSRARNRFITLVNGHPLIVSLFSILHGVMRVELLINTDTVTSSVADIMMQEGYAIKAEESFESKQIHDVLVSLYKDLQDGTFTPNATSSSWKTSKEEEKQLIDSLLQSFAKTSQSSLKSKVRVHGPSSPHKVNFHSFSNVTNYRSVLIEKDSINSIALNDSPQDSHQRMLVAGSVSVSATGTQILLKETTLMPHIHGLPALITMLFTPAIELRTNDERTSYTGALCGLGWNVQSQAAALPEHDMELAFDVKFDVEDITEINALRGAINRLVCEGSNGPLHLGPDRINTLQEDCRERLVSLFTKSPPREDLVPVYHEEPKQWNQVDPSQKMEIVQKEDGKSKGVLFQLHPVTLLNI